The following are encoded together in the Drosophila biarmipes strain raj3 chromosome 3L, RU_DBia_V1.1, whole genome shotgun sequence genome:
- the LOC108034991 gene encoding 39 kDa FK506-binding nuclear protein, producing MKLWLVLGLAIMVAYVAGADDTDANDDYYYDYDYGNDNSTATSGTSSVEDYSDDGDDSDDDDTAASSSDSSEDSSSTSGSSQSTPTKVKKAKKNAARRNKRRGRTTAAPRRSSTAAPKRRKAAAVAAKKKRPVAAKKNSHAATKKRRRSG from the coding sequence ATGAAGCTCTGGCTGGTTTTAGGCCTGGCCATTATGGTAGCCTATGTGGCGGGTGCTGATGACACTGATGCCAACGACGACTATTACTACGACTACGATTACGGCAATGATAACAGTACCGCCACCTCTGGAACCAGTTCAGTAGAGGATTACAGTGACGACGGTGACGATTCAGACGATGATGACACTGCAGCCAGCTCGTCGGACAGTTCCGAGGACAGTTCCTCCACTAGTGGTTCCTCACAATCAACACCCACCAAGGTTAAAAAGGCCAAGAAAAACGCAGCTCGAAGGAATAAACGGCGCGGGCGCACCACTGCGGCTCCAAGACGCAGCTCCACCGCTGCCCCAAAGCGCAGGAAAGCTGCCGCTGTGGCTGCCAAAAAGAAGAGACCTGTGGCCGCCAAGAAGAACAGCCATGCTGCCACCAAGAAGCGCAGGCGCAGCGGTTAG
- the LOC108034451 gene encoding nucleoplasmin-like protein ANO39 → MTPSDYADEYANDTADVPADDTADDTTDDTADDTADDTADDTADDAADDSTGDYTALDGDEDDTGSSSDTDSDSDDDEEASNSTSKVKKNRKGRSKKKNNRNTRKGQRKAKPKRRNAAKKIKKQAAKNRKPVAAKKQRSSVAKKQRRSG, encoded by the coding sequence ATGACTCCATCTGACTATGCAGACGAATATGCAAATGATACTGCAGATGTTCCAGCAGATGATACCGCAGATGATACTACTGATGACACCGCAGATGACACCGCAGATGACACCGCAGATGATACTGCAGATGATGCTGCTGATGACTCTACTGGTGATTATACTGCCTTAGATGGAGATGAAGACGATACTGGAAGCAGCTCTGATACCGACAGCGAttctgatgatgatgaggaaGCCTCAAATTCGACTTCCAAAGTCAAGAAAAACCGGAAAGGCAGATCCAAGAAGAAAAATAACAGAAATACCAGAAAAGGCCAAAGGAAGGCAAAACCCAAACGTCGTAATGCTGccaaaaagattaaaaaacaGGCGGCTAAGAACCGAAAACCTGTTGCCGCTAAGAAGCAGAGAAGTTCTGTGGCCAAGAAGCAAAGGCGCTCTGGATGA